From the genome of Streptomyces sp. V2I9:
ACGACTCTCTGTGAGGCGGACATGGCCGACATCGACACCCGGAGCGACAGCAGGGCGACCGGCGGGCGGTCCGGAGGACCAGGTGCCCGAGGGAAGACGACGATCAGCGACAACGTCGTCTCCACCATCGCCGGCATCGCGATACGCGAGACCGACGGCGTCCACTCCGTGGGGCGGGGAGCGTCCAAGGCGCTCGGCGCCGTCACCGGGCGCAGGTCCGGCGCCTCCGGCGCGCGCCGCGCCGTCAAGGTGGAGGTGGGCGAGAAGCAGGCCGCGATCGACGTGGACATCGAGGTCGAGTACGGCATCCCGATCCACGAACTCGCCGACCGCGTCCGGACCCACGTCACCGACGCCGT
Proteins encoded in this window:
- a CDS encoding Asp23/Gls24 family envelope stress response protein; this translates as MADIDTRSDSRATGGRSGGPGARGKTTISDNVVSTIAGIAIRETDGVHSVGRGASKALGAVTGRRSGASGARRAVKVEVGEKQAAIDVDIEVEYGIPIHELADRVRTHVTDAVETMTGLEVVEINIVVFDVHIPGDDDSDEDGEDHADGGTPRVR